ACCAGCAAAACCCTGTTTGAATCTCTCATACCCAATTTTCTAAATTAAGATCCATGTAGAATTCCACACAGTAGCTGCCTgccaaggagaaaataaagttagGTGTATGTGAGAAGGCAATTCCTTGATGGAGAAAACGAAAAACCTGGGAATATTTTCAGAGGGCCAGTAAATATGCATTCATTGATGCATATTATTCATTTAATGAATAAAGGCATTCATACTCAAAACGGTTCTATTTATAACACACTGTCGCTATATTAAGATCCGCCACTGAATTCTATCAAATTTAGAGTTGGAAGAGaatttagaaatgagaaaagtgagACTAAACAAGTGACTTTCTCAAAGGCACGCAGAGGGGAAAATCCTGGTCTCCCGACTTCCAATTCACAGCATCCCCTCTACAATATAgctgctgttatttttcaagcaaCTCTTCCGAGTCAAAACGTCATTTCAAGGGGCAAGGAATGACTTAAGTGACAAGAGGGGTACTTTTCAGTGAATGCTGACGGTTGTGGAAGAGTCTCAACCACTCTTCCCGTTCCCCGACACCCCATCGCGCGCAGCACTACCGCTCCTGCAGTGactgaagtttttcttccaagtaCCACTTGTTGTACCCCTCAGGTGCTCTTCCCTCtcatctccctcctttcttcccacaACGTACAAAACAAGAGCTCTTTCAAATCAATTTAATAACCTGGCAGCGattcaaaatatggaaagattCAAATTTGTTCCCTTAAGAGGTATAGCTACCATGACTGTTTCACACAAGCATGAACAATGGCAACGATGAAACCGATTCCAAAGAGCAAGGATGATAAGAAGGCTTCTAGGCTCACACACTGAAGAGCTTGGTTTCAGAAAGTCTCTTGAGGGGTAGCAGAGGAGACATGAAATTTAAGGGGCCCTCAGAGGACAGGGCGCGGTTGCTGGGTCATGAGCACCTTGAAGCGTTTCTTGATGGTGATTCGGTGTCGAGAGTATTTGTCATCTGGGGAGAACCGAGCAGGATGAGCCGAGCAGGTCTGTTGTCCCATAGGGTCAAGCTTCTGCtcgaggaagaaagagaacataagCTCAGTACAGGAGTGATGGGAAAACTCAATCCCTGGAGTCATAAGGGAGACAGAGGCTGGGATGGGGAGGAGGCTgcgcgaaaaaaaaaaaaagattaacaggaAGACAGGAGACGCAACAGTTAGATCAACAAGTCATACACTCCTGCCTCCATCACTCCTGGTTTCTGGGCTTTCTACTTCCCCTCACCCACCTAGGCAATTCGGTGGCTGGTCTCAACCGCTCCCCCACCCATGTTTCTCGCCATAACCGTTTccaacctgttttcttttctcaccttCAGCGTATAGACCCGGTCTCCCTGATCGTTGAGGTAATACTGGAGAAACATGACCACACCGAAGCCAGAAGTTCCAATTCCGTCTGCACCTCTTCCTAACCGCCGCCAGTCTCACGTGTTTGTCAACTTCCTTCCCCTGGAGCCGGAAGAGTCTCTTTctttcgctttctctctcaaggcATGCCGGGAAATGTAGTCCATTTAGGTCTTTCTCCAGCTGGCCAGAAGGGGGCGAACTATTGCAGGATCTGGCCCAGTTGCAACCCAGTTGCAACCTTGCAGGAGTTGGCTTCCAGTTGCAACTTTGCAGGAGTTCTGAGATAGGTGGAGTGTGCCCACTGTGTGCAAGACACTGCTAGGAATTAGAGGGGGGTAGGAATGGATATGGCTTGAACACTGATTA
This window of the Prionailurus viverrinus isolate Anna chromosome B3, UM_Priviv_1.0, whole genome shotgun sequence genome carries:
- the NOP10 gene encoding H/ACA ribonucleoprotein complex subunit 3; the encoded protein is MFLQYYLNDQGDRVYTLKKLDPMGQQTCSAHPARFSPDDKYSRHRITIKKRFKVLMTQQPRPVL